The genomic stretch ATGCTGTCGCTGATGACCTATCTGGTGATGGGCTGGCTATCGCTGATTGTTATTTACCAACTGGCGATGAAACTGTCCGTCGGCGGAGTGACGCTGCTGGCGATCGGCGGCGCGGTATATACGTTGGGCGTGGTGTTTTACGTCTGCAAGCGTATACCGTTCAATCACGCCATCTGGCATGGGTTTGTGCTGGGAGGCAGTGTGTGCCACTTTTTGGCGATCTATCTGTACGTGGGATAACCGGTGCAGATATCGCCGTCAGCCGGATAAGCATCAGGGAGCCGGGGCATCCCCGATGCTTTGCGGGACCGGTTACTCTTCCAGACCGGTTACTCTTCCAAAGAATAAGGCAATGGCTGAATGGCGAGCTGGCTGCCGCTGTCGTCGCGCACCCGCAGCACGCTGTCAGCCTCCAGATCGTTGTTCAGCACCGCCTGAACCCACAACGTGCCGTCATGCAACTGGCTGGCCGCCAGCACGGTGCCGGTACGGCGCCAGTTATCGCCGAGTTTCAGTTCCAGCTCATCGCCTGCCGCGGAGGCCTGCGCACCGGTGCCCGCCAGCCAGTACAGCGCGCGTTTGTTGGCGCCGCGGTATTTGGCGCGCGCGACCATCTCCTGACCGGCATAGCACCCTTTGGTGAAGCTAATGCCTTGTAACGCCTGTAAATTGGTGGCTTGTGGAATGAACTGTGCGCTGTTGGCGCTGTCAATAATGGGCAGCCCGGCCGCGATATCCAGCGCTTGCCATTGGCGGCTGTCGTTGAGCTTGACGCTGGCTTGCAGCGTTTCAATGAGCGCGGCGGCGCGTTGCGCATCCAGCACCAGCAGGAAACGTTCGGTGGGGTGGGCCAGATGCAACAGCGTCGCTCCCGGTTGCTGCACCACGGCGTTATCGGCGTCGGGCAGCACATCGAACAGGGGGGCCAGATGCGAACGAATGTCGAGGCCCGCGGCGCCCAACAGCACCACGTTGTCGTCGGCCGCGATGGTGGTTTTGGAGAAGACCGCGTATTTTTTCAGCTCAGTCAACTGGCTATCCCGCACACTGCGGCGCTCCAGATAAGCCAGTCCGTCGCCATAATGGAACAGGCGCACATTGCTCCACATTTTCCCTTTGGCGTCGCAGTGGGCGCAGAGCACGTGCTGATCGGCCTGCAAGGCATCGACGTCGGCCGTAAGCTGGCCCTGAAGGTATTTGACCGTGTCCGGGCCGGTAAGGGTGACCAGCGCCCAGTCATCCAGCGCTATCAGGGTGGCGGGGAGTTGAGCAGAAGAAAACAGCGGTTGTGCGGTAAACGGATGAGCCATATTACAATCCTGCGATGCGTAATGTCAGCGAATGACCCAATGGTAAAAGAGCGACAACGGTTTGCAAGCAGTTTAGGCTGTGTTCCGCCATAAGGCGGCGAACGGGGGGAATAGAAGGCGGGGGCGAGAAGGCAAAAGGATAGTCTAATCGTGCGATATGCTGCGCATCCGTGAAATAGTACACGCGGTAATACGCGAAAATATGTCAAAGTGTTACTATTAGTAGAAGGCCATCAGGTAGAATAGGGTTACACCGACGGTCATCATCACCCTGCGCGGATAACCATACAGAGAAGTGGGCGAAATGAACATGGACATCAATAACAAATCACGCATTCACTGGGCGTGCAGACGCGGAATGCGTGAACTGGATATTTCCATCATGCCGTTTTTCGAGCATGAGTACGACACGCTGAGCGACGACGACAAGCAGCATTTCATCCGTCTGTTGCAGTGCGACGATCCCGACTTGTTCAACTGGCTGATGAACCACGGCGAGCCGGTGGATCCGGAGCTGAAGCGCATGGTTTCCCTTATTCAGACGCGAAATAAAGACCGTGGCCCAGTGGCAATGTGATTTGCGTGTATCCTGGCGCATGCAGTTGTTTTCTCTGCTGACGCACGGGTTCCTGGTGCTGATGATCCTGCTGGCTCCCTGGCCGGACGGCTATGCGCCGCTGTGGCTGGGGTTGGTGACGCTGGTGGTGTTCGGTTTCGTGCGCAGTCAGCGCATCATCAAGTCGCGTCAGGGGGAAATTTCCCTGCATGGGGAAAACCAACTGCACTGGCAACAGCGTGACTGGCAGATAGCCCGGCGACCGTGGGTGATGCGCAACGGCGTGTTGCTGTCGTTGCGGGCGACGACCGGCAAAGGGCATCAGCGCTTGTGGCTGGCGTCAGACAGTATGGGCAATGAAGAGTGGCGGCTGTTGCGCCAACTGTTGCTGCAGCATCCGCTGCAGGGCACGGAATCCTCCCGCCATCATTAAGGCTGCCGGCGGGAGCCGCATCGAATCGGCATCAGGCGTTGCATTAATGTCACGAATGGCATGCACGCAACGCCTGAACGCCGCCCCTGGCGTAGCGCGTCAGAGTAACTCCGCCATTTCGTGCAGGATCTGCTCGCACCACTGTTGAATCCGCTCGTCGCTCATGTCGTACTGATTCACTTCATCCAGCGCCA from Dickeya fangzhongdai encodes the following:
- the ygfZ gene encoding tRNA-modifying protein YgfZ, producing the protein MAHPFTAQPLFSSAQLPATLIALDDWALVTLTGPDTVKYLQGQLTADVDALQADQHVLCAHCDAKGKMWSNVRLFHYGDGLAYLERRSVRDSQLTELKKYAVFSKTTIAADDNVVLLGAAGLDIRSHLAPLFDVLPDADNAVVQQPGATLLHLAHPTERFLLVLDAQRAAALIETLQASVKLNDSRQWQALDIAAGLPIIDSANSAQFIPQATNLQALQGISFTKGCYAGQEMVARAKYRGANKRALYWLAGTGAQASAAGDELELKLGDNWRRTGTVLAASQLHDGTLWVQAVLNNDLEADSVLRVRDDSGSQLAIQPLPYSLEE
- the sdhE gene encoding FAD assembly factor SdhE codes for the protein MDINNKSRIHWACRRGMRELDISIMPFFEHEYDTLSDDDKQHFIRLLQCDDPDLFNWLMNHGEPVDPELKRMVSLIQTRNKDRGPVAM
- a CDS encoding protein YgfX, whose amino-acid sequence is MAQWQCDLRVSWRMQLFSLLTHGFLVLMILLAPWPDGYAPLWLGLVTLVVFGFVRSQRIIKSRQGEISLHGENQLHWQQRDWQIARRPWVMRNGVLLSLRATTGKGHQRLWLASDSMGNEEWRLLRQLLLQHPLQGTESSRHH